One Dioscorea cayenensis subsp. rotundata cultivar TDr96_F1 chromosome 17, TDr96_F1_v2_PseudoChromosome.rev07_lg8_w22 25.fasta, whole genome shotgun sequence DNA window includes the following coding sequences:
- the LOC120280006 gene encoding GDSL esterase/lipase At4g10955-like isoform X1, whose protein sequence is MRGEFGGSEEGVQDLKERQHRVINRRVRALNMVSKRDIFDISGPLHLSSVNWKCPQHRRTVAASLVQSCYVLERDRQQNCLASEALAPAWWKFFHFELIRTLIDDADFSIFGAIFKFNPPISMQNSTMSDAPKFVIAFRGTITKKDSFARDITLDLHFIRNGLHKTSRSDIAMQAVRNVVSAVGNVNIWLAGHSLGSAMATFAGRNMAKTGHLLETFLFNPPFLSAPIERIKDKKVKQGLRIANSFFTAGLAIALKGRHEKSSEDSFTILSAWVPSLFVNPDDHICSEYIGYFDHRAKMEEIGVGSIERLATQNSIGDLFLSAFGKESEPLHLLPSANLTINMSPSPDFKTAHGIHQWWTPDANLQTKEYRYR, encoded by the exons ATG AGAGGAGAATTTGGTGGATCTGAGGAAGGGGTTCAGGATCTGAAAGAACG cCAGCATCGAGTTATCAACCGAAGAGTTAGGGCACTGAATATGGTTTCTAAAAGGGATATATTTGACATCTCAGGGCCTTTGCATTTGTCTTCTGTAAATTG GAAATGTCCACAACACCGGAGGACTGTCGCTGCCAGTTTAGTTCAGTCTTGTTATGTACTAGAACGGGACCGCCAACAAAATTGCTTGGCATCTGAAGCTCTTGCTCCTGCTTGGTGGAAATTCTTCCATTTTGAACTAATACGCACACTTATTGATGATGCTGATTTTTCCATATTTGGCGCCATTTTCAAGTTCAATCCCCCAATTTCCATGCAGAACTCTACCATGTCGGATGCTCCCAAGTTTGTCATTGCCTTCAGGGGTACTATCACCAAAAAAGACTCTTTCGCTCGAGATATCACACTGGACCTTCATTTCATTCGGAATGGTCTCCATAAAACCTCTCGCAGCGATATAGCAATGCAGGCAGTTCGGAATGTTGTTTCTGCTGTCGGGAATGTTAACATATGGTTAGCTGGCCATTCATTGGGGTCAGCCATGGCCACTTTTGCCGGAAGGAACATGGCTAAGACAGGTCACCTTCTTGAAACATTTCTCTTCAATCCACCATTCCTCTCAGCTCCAATTGAAAGAATCAAAGACAAAAAGGTGAAACAAGGACTTCGCATTGCAAACAGCTTCTTTACTGCAGGACTTGCCATCGCCCTGAAAGGCCGGCACGAGAAATCTTCAGAGGATTCTTTTACCATTCTCTCAGCATGGGTACCATCCCTCTTTGTGAATCCTGATGACCATATTTGTTCAGAATACATCGGCTACTTTGACCACCGGGCGAAAATGGAGGAGATTGGTGTGGGGAGCATCGAGAGGCTGGCAACACAGAATTCAATTGGCGATCTTTTCTTGAGCGCATTTGGGAAGGAATCTGAACCTCTGCATCTTCTTCCTTCAGCAAATTTGACAATTAATATGAGTCCTTCTCCCGACTTCAAAACAGCTCATGGGATTCATCAATGGTGGACACCAGATGCAAATTTGCAAACAAAGGAATACAGGTATAGATGA
- the LOC120280006 gene encoding GDSL esterase/lipase At4g10955-like isoform X2 produces MVSKRDIFDISGPLHLSSVNWKCPQHRRTVAASLVQSCYVLERDRQQNCLASEALAPAWWKFFHFELIRTLIDDADFSIFGAIFKFNPPISMQNSTMSDAPKFVIAFRGTITKKDSFARDITLDLHFIRNGLHKTSRSDIAMQAVRNVVSAVGNVNIWLAGHSLGSAMATFAGRNMAKTGHLLETFLFNPPFLSAPIERIKDKKVKQGLRIANSFFTAGLAIALKGRHEKSSEDSFTILSAWVPSLFVNPDDHICSEYIGYFDHRAKMEEIGVGSIERLATQNSIGDLFLSAFGKESEPLHLLPSANLTINMSPSPDFKTAHGIHQWWTPDANLQTKEYRYR; encoded by the exons ATGGTTTCTAAAAGGGATATATTTGACATCTCAGGGCCTTTGCATTTGTCTTCTGTAAATTG GAAATGTCCACAACACCGGAGGACTGTCGCTGCCAGTTTAGTTCAGTCTTGTTATGTACTAGAACGGGACCGCCAACAAAATTGCTTGGCATCTGAAGCTCTTGCTCCTGCTTGGTGGAAATTCTTCCATTTTGAACTAATACGCACACTTATTGATGATGCTGATTTTTCCATATTTGGCGCCATTTTCAAGTTCAATCCCCCAATTTCCATGCAGAACTCTACCATGTCGGATGCTCCCAAGTTTGTCATTGCCTTCAGGGGTACTATCACCAAAAAAGACTCTTTCGCTCGAGATATCACACTGGACCTTCATTTCATTCGGAATGGTCTCCATAAAACCTCTCGCAGCGATATAGCAATGCAGGCAGTTCGGAATGTTGTTTCTGCTGTCGGGAATGTTAACATATGGTTAGCTGGCCATTCATTGGGGTCAGCCATGGCCACTTTTGCCGGAAGGAACATGGCTAAGACAGGTCACCTTCTTGAAACATTTCTCTTCAATCCACCATTCCTCTCAGCTCCAATTGAAAGAATCAAAGACAAAAAGGTGAAACAAGGACTTCGCATTGCAAACAGCTTCTTTACTGCAGGACTTGCCATCGCCCTGAAAGGCCGGCACGAGAAATCTTCAGAGGATTCTTTTACCATTCTCTCAGCATGGGTACCATCCCTCTTTGTGAATCCTGATGACCATATTTGTTCAGAATACATCGGCTACTTTGACCACCGGGCGAAAATGGAGGAGATTGGTGTGGGGAGCATCGAGAGGCTGGCAACACAGAATTCAATTGGCGATCTTTTCTTGAGCGCATTTGGGAAGGAATCTGAACCTCTGCATCTTCTTCCTTCAGCAAATTTGACAATTAATATGAGTCCTTCTCCCGACTTCAAAACAGCTCATGGGATTCATCAATGGTGGACACCAGATGCAAATTTGCAAACAAAGGAATACAGGTATAGATGA